From the Girardinichthys multiradiatus isolate DD_20200921_A chromosome 22, DD_fGirMul_XY1, whole genome shotgun sequence genome, one window contains:
- the LOC124859195 gene encoding uncharacterized protein LOC124859195 isoform X4 has product MTSNEKRRSSRKSGGHRKHSDGGFSDASSGGSFLDETDREVSNLTDRAFRSLCIGDEAVYNDSDLSLSSPSTNSDRQLAFCRGSEERERDDRKRTAQDNFNVRVQQYGQDWITGGMYRAEIHRGPQWEACGERTQGMVSATFQQSLVETSQLGKSQMEEDLSFLSNGATELSSQQRRSHSRVSSLTRAFDSDGHRDGVEMDHKIKERDDGTSWDKSALMSIQRELSEFSYQQNFNSHHFHRAGLLSSRDANFYSSEAETMAQISHSFMRSSQTKHSMSSQVNGSSNFFIHSEFSPFRLWRDYNRFPFQPAEAAGFMHYSEFPKWYQTPMYNELYLENPAHSHHRDFRHQKNHLGLPVPLTAPRSISTSSQLQRASAVEKRCESELTVHHPHRKWTQRLGTNKLPSHRPSTASPSTEMSRRVRDTISSVKALQQKVKMMSEHNMTNQQGVFSGNDSWVHLSNNALTVDTNVVSSNTANPFRIGQLLTPSVHQHRDAETSHLHQHEVSSQPVEHPPVRAESRGATPDIRMSNYRSRATSLLFNLKDNRKRVKSTYSPTKFKGLDTATKNQQSSVHELHETVFTDSDMQCLQPEAHRRTNSAVNQYHTPGLTTQTSPPVKVNTGQYQENTASNYQAAPMQGQMGYGSAFSGFVSSKYFNNQVAGNGQHLNKTLASFTPYRQDIYGSAEEVMQSNSAAEKARMNVENYQHKEYLIGKGNTVQASNETTGRVITKVDIYEQLKENKNISLQDNWRQLNSQDTENTHLKRNVSAVTQETISLLESSKHENVHDGKKKQLKTVNLTQNYNRFTDQYGRDQQKLYFTSDKPMTMIKTGHIKQNIPVLNEIKHTKLNPTSTPSTVAMTNQVKNTQTVDTKYEQVMASHKKPQYPQAELAKTQQKYDAKPPKTESAGFISAEQTGLETVKTQESKSEPTELQNIRQVKQDHIVKTEDRKDQHKEKLRDKCFPPKEEKQIQAEKEIVQELADEPTNVTEKVPEKLKTEQAETERLKKEHIKTELAMTEAPEWVRINQVNHEQAGGVQAEEKQQGTEKVEGEQMVAEKIKMEKVKAEQIRGEQKEQIKEPQTKTRDIKRMEVEVLEVKTDHMKVEDVREAREEKESSQTHQIELERATSSTCGTENTRAEKAKLEENLEKKESELSKTEKLLEKSAKLSAKLASKQQVRQEPDRVEQVKTELAKAKAELAKIKEKMKGEQKEKVRNILFTKEEVTLKNDDPINTYTSSKNQNHPAELQIHAVVDDYERLREKYGFTHAESANNTKGPVMESVSSNDGNKTKAGTGNNLKSVDGPCLNDLFLTLETENKGSITSFKHSEETGSQCDHRESLNTPQLSRSHCDKANRGNVAEKLKENSGQKLEKCDAIKDTTSLQKDSVSVKHERKSADQHISTGKHMAVSRALSQKEKAQTKQEILTSKIKAHAEKEISAIKEKGFTLPEGFIGKSSTKQLASGQSVNIRQRPHSQEVPKKHESTVSNKITPMHHEESSGVQKEPAKFAFSLSSDTVGGSGATTVDCLQKPTRTIQPTGTIVSSAESCVQKEPEVLQQKEANHIKTSRKQTCELQQVVNDETLDKTKQDLAQCASISKPVTKEDTKKKEAAQVDLEHADCVNQKEPSVTDDSVQIMGIMVTVVERKLTVSTGPQNNNAEKQTIASEKEGNKSFEEIPSQEEVEVLVKAKDSKKSQPIMKEDEATLGKNSYSGNVQDALTLGAINREVTAEMADLHLNSCTIIAELQTKRQPEAVTVSVKDKLLAETQLLRHQMDVTLEETKDVTVKIPKEHLSESSRQTKRGDEESQQKMQKPFMNEVSCDKVNKVDNDRSVKDDMTTGKNLSKSNNKDGQCAPLPGDNICPSTSPSSFSIGSPSKNSPRNETRCVSQNMQTNETYIEEYSQDDTSVHINNIAIRVVPAGGTKDNVNMSEKCDIKTIPSNLESAYEQKQVATSISEGRAKISNNGHCSENLMQAKSEQKVKDSLEEKLAVQKVLSSVRKLSNSLKASDKQNNANTTSEHIKAEDKKSESDVQLVETEYFQVQGPAETSNMSHNNITAKNDSKGMGVLELLHNKTFIGNELQKEQNSDVFVFTVDPNERKADQSSLTNIQAENLTRKNLENKDNTVPFQCSNNNKKMEASQSNPTRKHNEENQCDSSAIKRQNSSNHHLTNTHLAQETSEIKSKPKERVSAIPEISAIADYARLKVIVSEDKEIPQVQQFPPNKKEGFFPLIQTRRSRCPVFTEDPQDLSVKTHSLPNKTEIGSIAANKEPKLLVFPIMEKEHQRTGMFKLGDKERQEKMNTKMNICLLDNESHVDQTVKNKSSTAKTEVEAPLAQEHQRRAAEEEQQRKVAYEEQQRREVEEQQKMGAQMELQSRLAEEKHVRKTLHEEQQRRAAEKQQKRAAKVEPQSSVTEEEQRRKAAHEEQQRREVEEQQKWLAEEEQHRKAAHEEQQRREVEEQQRRAAHMEIQRRLAEEDQRRKAAHEEQPKREAEEKQRMAARLEQQRRIEEEEQRKKAAHDEQQRRVIEEQQKRAVQMKHHRRLAEEEQKRRKVEEQQRRATQLDMQKRLAEEEQRRQNAHEEQQRRAAEEKQRRAAQLEQQKRLAEEEQRRQDAHKEQQRRVTEEQQKRDAQVEQQRRLAEEEQKKRKVEEQQKRAAHMEIQKRLEEEEFRRQYAHEEQQRKEAAEQQMRLTEGPHMRKGAFEQERKTEQKQHGEAEQQQKRSLQDEQQRKATEEKQRRPSQLEQTEEAHEQHRKAAQEEKQREVKEEQQRVAQNNKQRIVSPEEQTRRDIDEQERTAAHNEQQRKAAHREKQKRTVQDKQQKRDLEEDRKRVAQEKQQRTTSLIEEQRQVKQVKEIVAHNQKEANGKPRERINVVLVSEKGSIKQIQEHIKMQHQTEEPIKEEKTTSQKTLENETKSAEKEKITRERKIEKHLKHESVKAQESTLTKTDNDIQPKKIKGDEQLTSLKEKARYLHMGMEKRAAQKSDALQFYAITSTNREKRPGERQLPSPLPLQQQNKKQMELESPNNLLYHTRPYRPAAAASPAPSLPRSNTSSPALGTKPLMFRVKDNTNRGSSFTKSVKPHFHKNFGEDFLMGLTLEGRSDKTEEDQEIIRRNAGTPLNRFSAISESATFLSPSSSQDYSNSIPHLRPYSRRSMAVDDDESRSVISNMSEDVESFATSAADLTDMHGLFDNDRPESVCSFSSDVSRSLGKPPTVPPKSEKALRRAQRLTYRRIKKELSKAVTESPTGVVKEVSSFPSSPSSSNEVCSSNHHAVASPHFSPPVAFALAPTVGSSMPSSHKDHKSSHCSLHASPHATGRISIPSSSPCAASAFSLHACSPASKPAVLQTVAHVSSSPTLHHVNHPATPVTQYHVESTNYPQSYPATQRKVLQDLGSGQYFVVDVPVQVKTKTFFDPETGKYVQLNVRQTGQNISQPQLQQAYQQPEVQPQMQIKQQQPISSVVSGVSKPLRFHQNSHSPAQNYQTAVANSLHPSSSLIPATLHQNQQVLRENHSYGNPVPGVDQNSEGHRYSPEKTPYMDTVNDITKTHNLVNSPADACNPSLECDTNSQLSRSSVCENDLSANSECRPRDIIAISELEDFMEVCDW; this is encoded by the exons ATGACCTCAAATGAGAAGCGCCGCTCGAGCCGAAAGAGTGGTGGGCATAGGAAGCACAGCGATGGAGGCTTCAGTGACGCGTCGAGTGGAGGGTCCTTCCTGGATGAGACTGATCGGGAGGTCAGTAATCTGACAGACAGAGCATTTAGAAGCCTTTGTATTGGAGACGAGGCTGTTTATAACGACTCTGACCTCAGTTTGTCTTCGCCGAGCACCAACTCAGACAGACAGCTGGCTTTTTGCAGAGGCAGcgaggagagagaaagggacgACCGAAAGAGAACTGCACAGGACAATTTCAACGTCAGGGTGCAGCAATATGGACAGGACTGGATCACTGGTGGGATGTATAGAGCGGAGATCCACAGAGGTCCGCAGTGGGAGGCTTGTGGGGAAAGAACACAGGGTATGGTTTCTGCCACATTCCAGCAGTCCTTAGTGGAAACATCGCAGTTGGGCAAGTCTCAGATGGAGGAGGATCTGTCCTTCCTCAGCAACGGAGCCACAGAGTTAAGTTCACAGCAACGCAGAAGCCACTCAAGAGTTTCTTCTCTCACCAGGGCGTTTGACTCTGATGGGCACAGAGATGGAGTGGAAATGGACCATAAGATTAAGGAGCGGGATGATGGGACAAGTTGGGATAAATCAGCTCTCATGAGTATTCAGAGAGAACTTTCTGAATTCTCTTACCAGCAAAATTTCAACAGTCATCATTTCCATCGTGCTGGGCTATTGTCATCTCGAGACGCAAACTTCTATTCCTCTGAAGCAGAAACAATGGCCCAAATATCTCACAGCTTTATGAGGTCATCACAAACTAAACACAGCATGTCTTCACAGGTCAATGGTAGCTCCAACTTCTTTATCCACAGTGAGTTCAGTCCCTTCAGGTTATGGAGAGACTATAACAGGTTTCCCTTCCAGCCAGCAGAAGCAGCAGGCTTTATGCATTACTCAGAGTTTCCTAAATGGTATCAGACACCAATGTACAATGAACTTTATCTTGAAAATCCAGCACACAGTCATCATAGAGATTTCAGACACCAAAAGAACCACCTTGGATTACCGGTTCCTTTGACGGCTCCACGCTCCATCTCAACTTCCTCTCAGCTTCAGAGAGCTTCAGCAGTGGAGAAACGCTGTGAGTCGGAGCTGACAGTTCATCATCCACACAGGAAGTGGACACAGAGACTGGGGACTAACAAACTCCCATCCCACCGCCCGTCAACTGCATCGCCCTCAACTGAGATGTCTCGACGTGTCAGAGACACAATTAGTTCTGTCAAAGCTCTGCAGCAGAAGGTTAAAATGATGTCAGAGCATAATATGACTAATCAACAAGGAGTGTTCAGTGGGAATGACAGTTGggttcacttaagcaacaatgCATTGACAGTGGACACTAATGTTGTCAGCAGTAACACAGCAAATCCATTTAGAATTGGTCAGCTGCTCACACCTTCAGTCCATCAACATCGGGACGCAGAGACATCCCATTTACACCAGCATGAAGTTTCCTCTCAACCAGTAGAACATCCTCCAGTGCGAGCTGAAAGCCGAGGAGCAACTCCAGACATCAGGATGTCCAACTACAGATCCCGAGCCACGAGCCTTCTCTTCAATTTGAAGGACAACAGAAAAAGAGTAAAAAGCACCTACAGTCCAACCAAATTCAAAGGCTTGGATACAGCGACAAAGAACCAACAGTCCTCTGTCCATGAACTTCATGAAACTGTATTTACTGATTCAGATATGCAGTGTCTCCAGCCAGAAGCACACAGAAGGACAAACTCTGCTGTGAACCAGTATCACACCCCTGGACTTACAACCCAGACCTCTCCCCCTGTGAAAGTAAACACAGGGCAATATCAAGAAAACACTGCCAGCAATTACCAGGCAGCTCCGATGCAAGGTCAGATGGGTTACGGCTCTGCATTCAGTGGCTTCGTGTCTTCAAAATACTTCAACAATCAGGTGGCAGGAAATGGGCAGCATCTCAATAAAACTCTTGCATCATTTACTCCCTATAGGCAAGATATTTATGGATCTGCAGAAGAAGTCATGCAGTCTAACTCAGCTGCGGAAAAAGCAAGGATGAACGTTGAAAACTATCAACACAAAGAATATCTAATAGGTAAAGGAAATACAGTCCAAGCTTCCAATGAAACTACAGGAAGGGTGATCACTAAGGTGGACATATATGAGcagctcaaagaaaacaaaaatatatcctTGCAGGATAACTGGAGACAATTAAATAGCCAAGATACAGAAAACACCCATCTCAAAAGAAATGTTTCCGCAGTGACACAGGAGACAATATCTTTATTGGAAAGCTCAAAGCATGAAAATGTGCATGATGGAAAGAagaaacaactaaaaacagtCAATTTAACTCAGAATTATAATAGGTTTACTGATCAGTATGGTAGAGACcaacaaaaactttattttacatcAGACAAACCAATGACAATGATAAAAACAGGTCATATCAAACAAAATATTCCAGttctaaatgaaataaaacatactaaaCTAAATCCAACATCTACTCCATCTACCGTCGCTATGACAAATCAGGTAAAGAACACACAGACTGTAGACACCAAATATGAACAGGTGATGGCATCCCACAAGAAACCCCAATATCCCCAAGCAGAGCTGGCAAAAACTCAGCAGAAGTATGATGCAAAGCCACCAAAAACAGAATCAGCTGGGTTTATTTCAGCTGAGCAAACTGGGTTAGAAACTGTCAAAACACAAGAGTCCAAATCAGAACCAACAGAGCTGCAAAATATAAGACAAGTCAAACAAGATCATATAGTTAAAACAGAGGACAGGAAAGATCAACATAAAGAAAAGTTAAGAGACAAATGTTTTCCGCCAAAAGAAGAGAAGCAGATACAGGCTGAAAAAGAAATAGTTCAGGAGCTAGCAGACGAGCCTACAAATGTGACAGAAAAAGTCCCCGAGAAGCTCAAAACAGAACAAGCTGAAACAGAGAGGCTAAAAAAGGAACACATAAAAACCGAACTGGCAATGACTGAGGCGCCTGAGTGGGTCAGAATAAACCAAGTTAACCATGAACAGGCCGGTGGTGTGCAAGCTGAGGAAAAACAGCAGGGCACAGAAAAGGTTGAAGGAGAGCAGATGGTGGCAGAAAAAATCAAGATGGAAAAGGTTAAAGCAGAACAGATCAGAGGCGAACAAAAAGAGCAGATAAAAGAGCCACAAACTAAAACAAGAGACATCAAGAGAATGGAGGTGGAAGTGTTGGAGGTCAAAACAGACCACATGAAAGTTGAGGATGTCAGAGAAGCTAGGGAGGAGAAAGAGTCAAGTCAGACACATCAAATAGAATTAGAGAGGGCTACATCATCTACATGTGGCACTGAAAACACAAGAGCAGAAAAGGCaaagctggaagaaaacctggagAAAAAGGAATCTGAGCTATCAAAAACAGAGAAGCTGCTGGAGAAGTCAGCTAAACTCTCCGCTAAGCTTGCATCAAAACAACAAGTCAGACAGGAACCAGACAGAGTCGAGCAAGTGAAGACAGAGTTAGCTAAAGCCAAAGCAGAGTTAGCTAAAATAaaggagaaaatgaaaggagagcaaaaagaaaaagtgagaAACATTCTTTTTACTAAAGAAGAAGTTACGTTGAAGAATGATGATCCTATAAACACATATACTAGCAGCAAAAACCAGAATCATCCAGCTGAACTGCAAATCCATGCAGTTGTTGATGATTATGAACGGCTTAGGGAGAAATATGGTTTTACTCATGCAGAATCAGCAAACAACACCAAAGGGCCAGTCATGGAAAGTGTTTCCTCAAATGATGGCAACAAAACTAAAGCTGGGAcaggaaataatttaaaatcagttgATGGACCTTGTCTTAATGACTTATTTTTGACACTAGAAACTGAAAATAAGGGAAGCATTACCAGCTTTAAACACAGCGAggagacaggaagtcagtgtgACCACAGAGAATCGTTAAATACCCCACAATTATCCAGATCTCATTGTGATAAAGCAAACAGAGGAAATGTAGCTGAGAAATTGAAGGAAAACAGTGGTCAGAAATTGGAAAAATGTGATGCTATTAAAGACACAACTTCACTGCAAAAAGACTCTGTTTCTGTTaaacatgaaagaaaatcaGCTGATCAACATATCAGCACAGGCAAACATATGGCTGTTTCTAGAGCTTTATCTCAAAAGGAGAAAGCTCAAACTAAGCAGGAGATACtgacttccaaaataaaagctcaTGCTGAAAAAGAGATTTctgcaataaaagaaaagggatTTACTTTACCAGAAGGTTTTATAGGCAAAAGCTCCACCAAGCAGTTAGCAAGTGGTCAGAGTGTTAATATTCGGCAGAGGCCTCATTCACAGGAAGTGCCTAAGAAGCATGAAAGCACAGTGTCCAATAAGATCACACCAATGCATCACGAAGAGTCTTCAGGAGTACAAAAAGAGCCAGCCAAGTTTGCTTTTTCTCTGAGCTCTGATACAGTGGGTGGTAGTGGTGCAACAACAGTCGACTGCCTACAAAAACCCACAAGAACAATCCAACCAACAGGTACCATTGTGAGCTCTGCTGAGAGCTGTGTGCAAAAAGAACCTGAAGTATTGCAACAAAAAGAAGCAAATCACATAAAAACATCAAGAAAACAGACCTGTGAACTGCAACAAGTAGTTAACGATGAAACtcttgacaaaacaaaacaagaccTAGCACAATGTGCAAGTATCTCCAAACCTGTGACCAAAGAGGATACTAAGAAGAAAGAAGCAGCTCAAGTAGATTTAGAACATGCAGATTGTGTAAATCAGAAAGAACCCTCTGTAACAGATGACAGCGTGCAGATTATGGGGATCATGGTAACTGTAGTAGAAAGGAAGCTGACGGTGAGCACTGGCCCGCAGAATAACaatgctgaaaaacaaaccaTTGCATCAGAAAAAGAGGGCAATAAATCATTTGAAGAGATTCCCAGCCAAGAAGAAGTAGAAGTCTTAGTGAAGGCAAAGGATTCAAAAAAGAGTCAACCAATAATGAAAGAAGATGAGGCTACTCTTGGTAAGAATAGTTATTCAGGGAATGTGCAAGACGCATTAACCTTGGGGGCGATTAACAGAGAGGTAACAGCAGAAATGGCAGATCTTCATCTCAACAGTTGTACCATTATTGCAGAACTCCAAACAAAGAGACAACCAGAAGCAGTGACTGTTTCTGTTAAAGATAAATTGTTGGCCGAAACTCAACTGCTTCGCCATCAAATGGACGTAACTCTAGAAGAAACAAAAGATGTCACTGTTAAAATACCGAAGGAACATTTGTCAGAAAGCTCTAGACAGACAAAGAGAGGGGACGAGGAAAGTCAACAGAAAATGCAAAAGCCATTTATGAATGAAGTATCTTGTGACAAAGTCAACAAAGTTGACAATGATCGGTCAGTGAAAGATGATATGACAACAGGTAAAAATCTTTCCAAAAGCAATAACAAAGATGGGCAATGTGCACCATTACCAGGAGATAACATCTGCCCCTCTACCTCACCGAGCTCATTCAGTATTGGCAGTCCTTCTAAAAATTCACCAAGGAATGAAACTAGATGTGTGTCTCAAAACATGCAAACCAATGAAACATACATTGAAGAATATAGTCAAGATGATACTAGTGTACATATCAACAACATTGCTATCCGAGTAGTGCCAGCGGGAGGTACAAAAGATAATGTGAACATGTCAGAAAAATGTGACATCAAAACCATTCCTTCCAATCTGGAGTCTGCCTATGAACAGAAACAAGTTGCAACATCTATCAGTGAAGGAAGAGCCAAGATTTCAAATAATGGACATTGTTCTGAAAACTTGATGCAAGCTAAGAGTGAGCAGAAAGTGAAagacagtctggaggaaaagtTAGCTGTACAGAAAGTATTATCCAGCGTGAGGAAACTGTCTAATTCATTGAAGGCAAGCGATAAACAGAACAATGCAAACACAACCAGTGAACATATTAAAGCTGAAgacaaaaaatctgaatctgaTGTACAGCTTGTGGAAACAGAATATTTTCAAGTACAAGGGCCAGCAGAGACAAGCAACATGTCTCATAACAATATTACAGCCAAAAATGATTCAAAGGGAATGGGCGTTCTGGAGCTATTACACAACAAGACATTTATTGGCAATGAACTGCAAAAGGAACAAAACAGTGATGTATTTGTGTTCACTGTGGAtccaaatgaaagaaaagcagATCAGTCAAGTTTAACAAATATTCAGGCTGAGAACTTGACAAggaaaaatttggaaaataaggATAATACAGTTCCTTTTCAATGTtcgaataataataaaaaaatggagGCAAGCCAATCTAATCCCACCAGAAAACACAATGAGGAGAACCAGTGTGACTCCTCTGCAATCAAAAGACAGAATTCAAGTAATCACCATttaacaaacacacatttagctcaagaaacatctgaaattaaatcaaaaccaaaagaaagaGTGTCTGCAATACCTGAGATATCAGCTATTGCAGACTATGCCAGATTAAAGGTGATTGTTTCAGAGGATAAAGAAATACCGCAGGTTCAGCAATTCCCTCCAAACAAAAAGGAAGGGTTCTTCCCTCTAATACAGACCCGTCGTAGCAGATGTCCTGTGTTTACTGAAGACCCACAAGACCTCTCTGTGAAAACCCATAGCTTGCCAAATAAGACAGAGATCGGTTCCATAGCTGCCAATAAAGAGCCCAAATTACTAGTGTTTCCTATCATGGAGAAGGAACACCAAAGAACTGGGATGTTCAAACTGGGAGACAAAGAAAGGCAAGAAAAAATGAATACCAAAATGAACATATGTTTGTTAGACAATGAAAGTCATGTAGATCAAACAGTTAAAAACAAGTCATCCACAGCCAAGACAGAAGTAGAGGCTCCATTAGCACAGGAGCACCAAAGAAGGGCTGCAGAAGAAGAGCAACAGAGAAAAGTTGCATATGAAGAACAACAGAGAAGAGAGGTAGAGGAGCAGCAAAAGATGGGTGCACAAATGGAGCTACAAAGTAGGcttgcagaagaaaaacatgtaagaaaaactttacatgaagaacaacaaagaagagcagcagaaaaacaacaaaaaagagctGCGAAAGTGGAGCCACAAAGCAGTGTAACAGAAGAAGAGCAAAGAAGGAAAGCTGCACATGAAGAACAACAGAGAAGAGAGGTAGAGGAGCAGCAAAAGTGGCTTGCAGAGGAAGAGCAACACAGGAAAGCTGCACATGAAGAGCAACAGAGAAGAGAGGTAGAGGAGCAGCAAAG GAGGGCTGCACATATGGAGATCCAAAGGAGGCTTGCAGAAGAAGACCAAAGAAGGAAAGCTGCACATGAAGAACAACCAAAAAGAGAAGCTGAGGAGAAGCAAAGGATGGCTGCACGACTGGAGCAACAAAGAAGGATTGAGGAAgaagagcaaagaaaaaaagctgcaCACGATGAACAACAAAGAAGAGTAATAGAGGAGCAGCAAAAAAGAGCTGTGCAAATGAAACATCATAGGAGGCTTGCAGAAGAAgagcaaaaaagaagaaaggtaGAGGAGCAGCAAAGAAGGGCCACACAATTGGATATGCAAAAAAGGCTTGCAGAAGAAGAGCAAAGAAGACAAAATGCTCATGAAGAACAACAAAGAAGAGCAGCAGAGGAGAAGCAAAGGAGAGCTGCACAACTGGAGCAACAAAAGAGGCTTGCAGAGGAAGAGCAAAGGAGACAAGATGCACACAAAGAACAACAAAGAAGAGTAACAGAGGAGCAGCAAAAAAGGGATGCGCAAGTAGAACAACAGAGGAGGCTTGCAGAAGAagagcaaaagaaaagaaaggtaGAGGAACAGCAAAAGAGGGCTGCACACATGGAGATACAAAAGAGGCTTGAAGAAGAAGAGTTCAGAAGACAATATGCTCATGaagaacaacaaagaaaagaagCAGCGGAGCAGCAAATGAGACTCACAGAAGGACCACATATGAGGAAAGGTGCATTCGAGCAGGAGaggaaaactgaacaaaaacaacacGGAGAAGCAGAGCAGCAGCAAAAGAGATCATTGCAAGATGAGCAACAGCGGAAagcaacagaagaaaaacaaagaagaccTTCACAATTGGAACAGACAGAAGAAGCACATGAACAACACAGAAAAGCTGCACAAGAAGAGAAGCAAAGAGAAGTAAAGGAAGAACAACAAAGAGTTGCTCAAAATAACAAGCAAAGGATAGTTTCACCCGAAGAACAAACAAGAAGAGACATAGATGAGCAAGAACGAACAGCTGCACACAATGAGCAACAGAGGAAAGCTGCACATCGGGAGAAACAGAAAAGAACTGTACAAGACAAACAGCAAAAACGAGACTTAGAGGAGGACCGGAAAAGGGTTGCACAAGAAAAGCAACAAAGGACAACATCTTTGATTGAAGAGCAAAGGCAAGTTAAACAGGTTAAAGAGATAGTTGCACATAATCAAAAAGAAGCAAATGGAAAACCAAGAGAGAGGATAAATGTTGTTCTCGTTTCAGAGAAGGGAAGCATCAAACAGATACAGGAACATATCAAAATGCAGCATCAGACCGAAGAGCCAATAAAGGAAGAGAAAACTACATCACAGAAAACgttggaaaatgaaacaaaatctgctgaaaaggaaaaaatcacGAGAGAACGGAAAATagaaaagcatttaaaacatgAGAGTGTTAAAGCACAAGAATCGACACTAACTAAAACAGACAATGATATTCAACCTAAAAAGATAAAAGGTGATGAACAGCTAACATCTCTCAAAGAAAAAGCAAGATACCTTCATATGGGGATGGAAAAAAGAGCAGCACAAAAGTCGGATGCCCTCCAATTTTATGCAATCACCTCAACCAACAGAGAGAAGAGACCCGGAGAAAGACAGTTGCCCTCCCCTTTaccattacaacaacaaaataagaaacaaatggAGCTTGAATCACCCAATAACTTGTTGTACCACACTAGACCTTacagacctgctgctgctgcatccCCAGCTCCATCTCTGCCCCGCTCTAACACCTCTTCTCCTGCGCTAGGAACCAAGCCCTTGATGTTCAGGGTAAAGGATAACACCAACAGAGGTTCCTCTTTCACAAAGTCAGTCAAGCCACACTTCCATAAGAACTTTGGAGAGGATTTCTTAATGGGTTTAACATTAGAAGGGCGATCAGATAAAACAGAGGAAGACCAGGAGATAATCAGACGAAATGCAGGGACCCCACTAAATCGCTTTTCTGCTATAAGTGAGTCTGCAACTTTCCTCTCGCCATCTTCATCACAAGATTACTCAAACTCTATCCCTCATCTAAGACCCTATTCAAGGAGAAGCATGGCAGTGGATGATGATGAATCCCGCTCTGTCATCAGTAATATGTCAGAGGATGTAGAGAGCTTTGCAACCAGTGCAGCAGACTTGACTGATATGCATGGCCTGTTTGACAATGACAGACCTGAATCAGTTTGCAGCTTCAGCAGTGATGTGTCTCGTTCTCTGGGCAAACCTCCAACTGTTCCACCAAAAAGTGAGAAAGCCTTGCGCAGAGCTCAAAGGTTGACCTATCGAAGGATAAAGAAAGAACTTTCCAAGGCTGTAACAGAAAGCCCCACaggagttgttaaagaagtctCTAGTTTTCCTTCTTCACCATCCTCCTCCAATGAGGTATGCTCTTCCAACCACCATGCTGTGGCTTCCCCTCATTTTTCTCCCCCTGTTGCCTTTGCTCTTGCTCCAACAGTTGGATCTAGCATGCCTTCTTCTCATAAAGATCACAAATCCTCTCACTGCTCTCTTCATGCTTCCCCTCATGCCACTGGCCGCATTTCTATCCCTAGTTCCTCTCCTTgtgctgcttctgctttttcacTCCATGCTTGTAGCCCTGCTTCCAAACCTGCAGTTCTTCAAACAGTTGCTCACGTGTCCTCTTCTCCCACTCTCCATCATGTCAATCACCCGGCCACTCCAGTGACACAATATCATGTAGAGTCAACCAACTATCCCCAATCTTATCCAGCAACCCAACGTAAGGTTTTGCAAGACCTTGGATctggtcaatactttgtagtggATGTACCTGTTCAAGTAAAAACAAAGACTTTCTTTGACCCCGAGACAGGAAAATATGTTCAGCTGAATGTGCGCCAGACTGGACAGAACATTTCTCAACCTCAGCTGCAGCAAGCATACCAACAGCCTGAGGTCCAACCACAAATGCAGATCAAGCAACAACAGCCCATCTCCTCCGTTGTCTCTGGTGTTAGTAAGCCTTTAAGGTTTCATCAAAACTCCCACAGTCCTGCCCAAAACTACCAGACAGCAGTTGCCAACTCTCTGCACCCGAGCAGCTCATTAATCCCAGCAACTCTACACCAAAACCAACAGGTCTTGAGGGAAAACCACAGCTACGGAAATCCAGTTCCTGGAGTAGATCAGAATTCTGAGGGGCATCGCTACAGTCCAGAGAAGACGCCATACATGGACACAGTTAATGATATCACCAAAACACACAACTTGGTGAACAGCCCAGCGGACGCATGCAACCCTTCTCTTGAGTGTGACACAAATAGCCAGCTTAGTAGAAGTTCAGTTTGTGAAAACGATCTCTCGGCCAACTCAGAATGTCGGCCCCGTGACATTATAGCCATAAGTGAACTAGAAGACTTCATGGAGGTGTGTGACTGGTGA